The genomic region GAGAAATGCAAGGAACCTTGAAGGAGGTAAACACAAAATCTTTTGCTTACGAAGATGAAATTTGTAACACTGATTTCAGAGAACCACAAGTTTTTGGTTGTTTGAAGAGTCATATTGTGGTATGTTatatccaataaaatcagTTCTTCTTTACATCTGGATGAGCCATTATGTGCTTATTTTGCCAGGCCCTCTACATCTCCTCCTAGGTTGGGTCCTAGGTCAAATGCTCGCTTCAGTAAATATGATTATCAAATTCCTCAGAGAACCTTTTCCTCTGACAATGATACTGTCGTTGAAGCTGCTCAAACGAGGACCACCAACTATTCTGCTGCAAAAAGAACAAGGTCACCTCCTTTGCCTGCTGCTGATAAAATCCTTAATGGGAACTCATATTCCACTCAAGATGGTACTGAACGGTAAAAATTTGTTGGTGCATCTATACCATTGATTACTATAACTATTTGATCTATCATCAAttcaaattatgaaaaattcttataatGCAATATGTAGAGAGGTTCAAGCCAAGGCAAAGCGGTTAGCTCGGTTTAAGAAGGAACTGAATGAAAGCTTTGAAACCAGAGCAGATATTCCTGGGCAAAAGGCTTCTGCAAGTAGACGTGAGCTGTCTACTGTGGAAAGGCAAAAATTTGCTGGAAGTCACTCCATGGAATCAACAGGGGATTTCACCAATGTCAATCTTCCAGCTGATTTTGATGGCTTGGAAACATCCAGTATCATTATCGGGTTGTGCCCAGATATGTGCCCAGGTATGGCTCTCAACTGCTCAATCTAGGAGTCTTTATTAGAATGAAATCCTTTAGCAATCACTAAGGTGATAGGACTTCATTTTCAGTAAGAATTCAATTTTCATAGAGTTCAAAACCTCCTTGTCATTTTGCTGCCAGAAGAAACTACCATTCTGGAAAATGAAGGATCTTAAAGTCTTATCctaaacattaaatttttaagattttacaaCCATGCGGCTGCCAAATGTTTTATGAATGTAATTGGAATTCACATTTCAGTGTCAGAAAGGGAAGAACGAGAAAGGAAAGGGGATCTTGACCAGTATGAACGCTTGGATGGGGATAGGAATCAGACAACCAAATTTCTTGCTGTCAAAAAGGTAATTCTTGTGTTACTTTCCTCACTCTGATCAAGTTGCTTTCCCTTCATTTAAGTACTTTGATAGTTCCTTTGTTATGAGGTCCAGTTTGGTAAATGtctatttattgtttttccaCAGTACAATAGGACGGGAGAGAGGGAAGCAGATCTTATACGCCCTATGCCAGTTCTGCAGAAGACTATTGATTATCTGCTCGATTTGCTAGATCAGCCTTATGATGATAGATTTCTAGGcatttataatttcttgtGGGATAGGATGAGAGCAATCCGAATGGACCTCAGGATGCAACACATATTTAACCGGGAAGCTATAACCATGTTAGAGCAAATGGTCCGTCTTTACTTGTTTgtcttctatatatatatatacatatgatttcattatgtaaaagaaaatttgctTGTTTCCAGATAGGATGGACATTATTGTTTGTTTGTAGTTATGATATGCATTACAACCCTATGAGTGGACAGTATTCATTAGTTATGCAAAGCATTCTGCCAACTGCTCCAAGTATTCCAGATTTGGCAAGAGCTTCTCATCCTTTAGAGCATGACTTCATTATCCTGCCAACTAATGCTGTTGTTGATTGCTTCTGATGTCAGATAAGGCTTCACATAATTGCTATGCACGAGTTGTGTGAATACACAAAAGGAGAGGGTTTCTCCGAGGGATTTGATGCTCACCTTAATATCGAACAGATGAATAAAACTTCAGTTGATTTGTTTCAAATGTATGATGATCACAGAAAGAAAGGAATTAATGTTCCAACTGAAAAAGAATTCCGTGGTTATTATGCACTTCTGAAACTAGATAAGCATCCTGGATATAAAGTAAGTCGTATGCAGTGGTGACTTGGTTTTACAAGTTATATTTAGCATTGTCggtaaaaataaacatatcgTGCTAGGTTGAACCTGCAGAACTCTCTCTGGATCTTGCAAAGATGACTTCAGAAATAAGGCAAACCCCAGAAGTGCTTTTTGCCCGTGATGTAGCAAGGTAGTTCCCTTAATTTATTACAATGTTGAAGTGTAAAATTGATCTGATAATTTATCGCTTTGGCTTCTTCAGGGCTTGTAGAACAGGTAATTTTATTGCCTTCTTTCGGCTTGCAAGAAAAGCAAGTTACCTTCAAGCATGCTTAATGCATGCTCACTTTGCAAAGGTATGGGAAACTACTGGTATCAAAGTAGAGAGTTGAAGTGCCATTAGTATTGATTTCTTGAAAGCATAAAAACTAGTATCTGCCTATTAATATTGGTTTTCCTCGTACatacaatatttatatttgctAATCCACTATGAATCAGTGTTCATTAAGTCAAAATTCATGGTTAGATCAGATGTTAGCATAATCTGCAAAGAACATAATGCTGAcatccaaatttcaaaacgGCAACTTTCTAATTTGGACAAAAGGACTAGTGCTGTTGTTTAATTTCTTATGCCAATTGTTTGAGGCATGTGACTGGCTCAGAGTCTCAAACTTGTTTACTTGCTCAAACACATGATCTAATCTAATCTGTGTTATTGTTGTAACATGGTACGAAGCACTCATTTGCAAGCTATTTATCGGATACCATAGTAACTAtgcttattatttatttattgttgcTTGAGGAAAAGAAGCAATGGATTTTTTGGGAAATTACCTGCTAATGCAACAATTTGCCAAGTTCAATCCTATTACAATTTTTGGCAAACCATCATGGAAGTGCTGACTTCAGGGGATACTACCTTGATGCCTCTTAAGTGTTAATCATGGAAATCAGCTTCTGAATGCTTCGTGAATGGATTTATTTGCATGAGTACACACATTTGGAAACAGCCACCAGATACATGTTCAGTATTGCTGTCTCACGCTGCAcgcattttgttgttttgacCAGTTACGAACTCAGGCACTTGCTTCATTACACTCTGGTCTGCCAAATAGTCAAGGTATCCCTGTACTTCATGTTGCAAAGTGGCTAGCAATGGAGGTACCTTTTATTTCCATTACAAGGATTGCACTTCTAGTACTTTGCACCaatttcctaatatttatattttcatttggTGTTGAAATCAGGAAGAAGACATTGAAAGCCTGTTAGAATATCATGGGTTTTCAATAAAGGAATTTGAAGAGCCATACATGGTAAAGGAAGGCCCGTTTGCCAATAGTGACCAGGACTACCCTACCAAGCTTTCAAAGTTAGTTCATCTGAAAAGGTGTAGAAAGATAGCTGATGATGTCTCACCTACTTCTGAAGTAGCACCCTTGCCTGCTCAAGCATCTAAAGAGATTCAGCTGCCAAAGATCTACAAACTTGACAAGAATACTGTTCCTTCTACTTCTATTAATAGGAAGAGTTCTGCCAGTGAAAGTGATGAAGAAATGCCTGATTTTTCAGTTGCTTCATCTCCAAAATTTTTGCCACAATTGGAGTCAATAATTGAAAGGTCAAAAATTGATCAACAAAGCCAAGATCACCAGCAGGTCGAGGGTGCCGCTTATATATCTCCCTTGGTTCACACACCTCTTTTATTTCAGCCAGCTAAACTTAATGATGTACAGAAATTAAATGATGTTATCCTTGGTGTCTCTGCTGTGAAGAAGATGCTACCTGGCCTGGAAGGTATGGCACCACAAGTTGTCTCAAGAACAGCTGCTTTGCTAGAGAAATCCCCAAGTGCTAAATATAGTCATGCTGTGGAGAGTAAAATACCTCACATTGTGGTTTTTAATGACTCAAGAGTTGAAGAACCTCCTGATCtcaatcaagaaaaagaaaatgatgtaGTTATGGAAAAtcttgaagatgaagaaattGCTCAGGCAAAGCTCAAGTTGATTATAAGGTTTGTCACTTCAATTTCTTAGCTCCAATATATGGTTGTTGCTTCTATCTTATTGTTTTTTCACTTTTGTACTCAAGAATCTGGAAACGGCGTGCTTCAAAACAAAGGGAGTTGCGTGAGCAAAGGCAGATAGTAGCAAATGCTGCACTAAGTTCTCTGTCATTGGGACCGCCAATCCGACAAGCCAAAGATGTAAGCcttttagttttgttttagtttaacTGTTTTTCTGTTGACATACTACAATTTCTTATTTAGCTACATTTGCAAATTTGCTGGTTTTTGTCCTGGTAATTTTATCCTAatattttctcattaataCTTTTAGCAAGCCTCTTTTTCAGTGATTTCCGATTGActtcttaattatttgtttcttgTCATAGCAACTGAGCACTATTAACGAGTTTGATGTTGAGCATGTTATGAGGGAGAGAAATGAAAGATATGAGCAATCATGGTCGAGGCTGAATGTTTCAGATGTCACTGCGGATATACTTGGCAAAAGAAATCCTGGTGTTAGATGCCTGTGCTGGAAGATTGTCTTGCTTTCTCAGATGAATAACCAAGGAGACAAACTGAGTCAGGGAAGCCAGGTTATGCATGTGTCAGTGGGCCCATGGTTGCTTTCAAAGCTCATGCCTTCTAgaaaagatgatgatgatgatctGCTAATTTCATCTTCTGGCCTGTCTATATGGAAGAAATGGGTGCCCAGCCAATCAGATGATGACCTGACCTGTTGCTTATCAGTTGTTAGAGATGTTAGCTATGATTTGGATGAAACAATAGAAGGTGCCAGTGCAATTGTGTTCCTTGTATCTGAAAGCATCCCATGGAATGTTCAAAAAGCCCATCTTCAGAAACTGCTGATGTCCATACCCTCTGGTTCCTCCTTGCCACTTCTGGTCTTATGTGGTTCATATGATAAAGAGGTTTCAGATCCTTATGATACTATACTTAGAGAATTGGATCTCTATGACATTGACAAATCTCGAGTAGGTagctttttggttgttttccTTATTGGAGAGCAAGAAAGGCAATGGTTGGATGGTTTTTTCAGTGATGTGCGACTAAGGGAAGGACTGCAATGGCTGGCAAGTGAATCTCCCCTACAACCTGATATTCACTGCATTAATAGTCGTGGCCTGATTCTAACTTACTTGAATGCATCAATGGATGTCCTGGAGAAGATGAATGATCGAGAAGTTGGTCCAAACCATTGTATCTCAACCTTCAATGAAGCCTTGAATTGGTCTCTCGGGGAAATTGCTGCTGCCGCCAGCTCAAACCCCATCAATTGGCCTTGTCCTGAGATTGCTTTGCTGCCAGAATCCTGCGATGAGGATAAGGTTGTGAAGCGGTATTTGCCAAGCATAGGATGGAGCTCAGCGACAAGAATTGAACCACTATTATCTGCATTCAGGGAGTCTAagcttccttctttttctgaaGCTGTATCCTGGCTTGATAAAGGTGCCAATTCAGGTGATGAGATTGAGGACCTTAGATCACAACTTGAGAACTGCTTGATCGAATATCTGACTGAATCAAGTGGAATGATGACATTTAACCTGGCAATAAAGGAGGCATACGTAATGCTTCAAAAAAGTGTTCGGCTTGAACTCCATGAGTCGAGCTACTACATTGCTCCAAAATGGATCTCAATTTTTAGACGGATCTTTAATTGGCGGTTAACAAGTTTGTGCAAAGGGACCTTCTCTTCAGCCTATATTTTAATGCATCAGCATATAGATCCACCTGAACGTATTCCTGACGAGTCTGAGCTTGGAAAAATTGTATCTTCACCTTACTTAACATGGCCTTCCTTAGATGAAATAATTGTTGGCTGCACCACTCCGCTCATACCAATAAGTGGTCGTCCACAGCTGGAAGCTTTTCAACCTTCACCAAGGACAGTCTCAAATGGCGATGTTCGATGGGCTAATAACACGAATGAGTTGATGGAGGATGAAAGGACGTCAGCACAGATTGCATCGGGAAGTGCTAATGAGATTGTATCGGAAAGTGCTAATCGTGGAATCAGGGGATTAGACGCTAGTGGTACTGAGGTTATGGTTGCTGCCAGAACTACTAAAGAAACTGACAAATTAAGCAAGTTGTTGGAACAGTGTAACCTACTGCAAAATTCGATAGATGagaaactttttatttatttttaatataggaGCAATTTTGTTCTTTGTATATACATCTTCAAGTTGAAAAGACTCCAGAAGAGGAAGTTTGGCTAAAGGTATAATGTCTTGTTCGAGAGAGCTCCATTATTTGTTCCTAAGAAGCagaatctctttcttttgatttgTGTCGTGTGTGTGTTCTTTAAGAGGAACAAGCCCTGTTTGTTGGTGACCCGTATTTCTTCATAGAGGagaaaaggataaaaagaGTAACCAAATGGATGGTTTGCGTCGTTGCTAAAGTGATCTGCTTGTGAAAATGTTAAAACACCGactatatacatataaagGCAGTTTTCAGTACTTTTGTTTAGAAAAAGGGtacaaatttagaaaaagcTTTGGCATTGTTTAGTTTCTataagtttcttttctttgcaaCTTTCTGGTGCAGATGGAGGGTAGGATGTATAAAAACCTGTATTACAGGAAAAGACTTGACGTCTCATGTAAGCAGTCATAGTGTCACTATGCTCTGACTCGTGTCTTTGGAAGGGTCATGCCGAGTTGCAGACATCAACTCATCATGCTCCACAAGATGAGGGCAAGTGGATCTAACTTGGGACTTTGAAGGCTTTGTCAGTTTGTGCCGTAACAAGATTAAGAGCATGAGAACGTCA from Ricinus communis isolate WT05 ecotype wild-type chromosome 9, ASM1957865v1, whole genome shotgun sequence harbors:
- the LOC8261509 gene encoding SAC3 family protein B isoform X5: MSGFSKHSGPTGPRASQLPRFGNFTSPPLPPPQSPPFPHSAPTRSPRPAVSSPQWVNGQRSFFKDDDQTNQRPSAVTSFVASRNSGISVTAKISRFQDLKRTRSPPSHAWDEDLSRNSSRTFLGIHSDDNSNHLDSARTRSSPVFFQNDNSIEQFQPPPGEGYLPALSQSAWDNQHKFPNNNPKLLAPQDQSSALPNTGSYISARNSQNEVADVNAPKQTGPLPISPANEVLQKNTHFLQNDSRRPSTSPPRLGPRSNARFSKYDYQIPQRTFSSDNDTVVEAAQTRTTNYSAAKRTRSPPLPAADKILNGNSYSTQDGTEREVQAKAKRLARFKKELNESFETRADIPGQKASASRRELSTVERQKFAGSHSMESTGDFTNVNLPADFDGLETSSIIIGLCPDMCPVSEREERERKGDLDQYERLDGDRNQTTKFLAVKKYNRTGEREADLIRPMPVLQKTIDYLLDLLDQPYDDRFLGIYNFLWDRMRAIRMDLRMQHIFNREAITMLEQMIRLHIIAMHELCEYTKGEGFSEGFDAHLNIEQMNKTSVDLFQMYDDHRKKGINVPTEKEFRGYYALLKLDKHPGYKVEPAELSLDLAKMTSEIRQTPEVLFARDVARACRTGNFIAFFRLARKASYLQACLMHAHFAKLRTQALASLHSGLPNSQGIPVLHVAKWLAMEEEDIESLLEYHGFSIKEFEEPYMVKEGPFANSDQDYPTKLSKLVHLKRCRKIADDVSPTSEVAPLPAQASKEIQLPKIYKLDKNTVPSTSINRKSSASESDEEMPDFSVASSPKFLPQLESIIERSKIDQQSQDHQQVEGAAYISPLVHTPLLFQPAKLNDVQKLNDVILGVSAVKKMLPGLEGMAPQVVSRTAALLEKSPSAKYSHAVESKIPHIVVFNDSRVEEPPDLNQEKENDVVMENLEDEEIAQAKLKLIIRIWKRRASKQRELREQRQIVANAALSSLSLGPPIRQAKDQLSTINEFDVEHVMRERNERYEQSWSRLNVSDVTADILGKRNPGVRCLCWKIVLLSQMNNQGDKLSQGSQVMHVSVGPWLLSKLMPSRKDDDDDLLISSSGLSIWKKWVPSQSDDDLTCCLSVVRDVSYDLDETIEGASAIVFLVSESIPWNVQKAHLQKLLMSIPSGSSLPLLVLCGSYDKEVSDPYDTILRELDLYDIDKSRVGSFLVVFLIGEQERQWLDGFFSDVRLREGLQWLASESPLQPDIHCINSRGLILTYLNASMDVLEKMNDREVGPNHCISTFNEALNWSLGEIAAAASSNPINWPCPEIALLPESCDEDKVVKRYLPSIGWSSATRIEPLLSAFRESKLPSFSEAVSWLDKGANSGDEIEDLRSQLENCLIEYLTESSGMMTFNLAIKEAYVMLQKSVRLELHESSYYIAPKWISIFRRIFNWRLTSLCKGTFSSAYILMHQHIDPPERIPDESELGKIVSSPYLTWPSLDEIIVGCTTPLIPISGRPQLEAFQPSPRTVSNGDVRWANNTNELMEDERTSAQIASGSANEIVSESANRGIRGLDASGTEVMVAARTTKETDKLSKLLEQCNLLQNSIDEKLFIYF
- the LOC8261509 gene encoding SAC3 family protein B isoform X1, producing MSGFSKHSGPTGPRASQLPRFGNFTSPPLPPPQSPPFPHSAPTRSPRGPLAAERVRSQPLVYDSLIYESSDLSASSTYQSTGIPRRPETVQRVRTPSLSIERTHLGASSPYLNDDRPAVSSPQWVNGQRSFFKDDDQTNQRPSAVTSFVASRNSGISVTAKISRFQDLKRTRSPPSHAWDEDLSRNSSRTFLGIHSDDNSNHLDSARTRSSPVFFQNDNSIEQFQPPPGEGYLPALSQSAWDNQHKFPNNNPKLLAPQDQSSALPNTGSYISARNSQNEVADVNAPKQTGPLPISPANEVLQKNTHFLQNDSRRPSTSPPRLGPRSNARFSKYDYQIPQRTFSSDNDTVVEAAQTRTTNYSAAKRTRSPPLPAADKILNGNSYSTQDGTEREVQAKAKRLARFKKELNESFETRADIPGQKASASRRELSTVERQKFAGSHSMESTGDFTNVNLPADFDGLETSSIIIGLCPDMCPVSEREERERKGDLDQYERLDGDRNQTTKFLAVKKYNRTGEREADLIRPMPVLQKTIDYLLDLLDQPYDDRFLGIYNFLWDRMRAIRMDLRMQHIFNREAITMLEQMIRLHIIAMHELCEYTKGEGFSEGFDAHLNIEQMNKTSVDLFQMYDDHRKKGINVPTEKEFRGYYALLKLDKHPGYKVEPAELSLDLAKMTSEIRQTPEVLFARDVARACRTGNFIAFFRLARKASYLQACLMHAHFAKLRTQALASLHSGLPNSQGIPVLHVAKWLAMEEEDIESLLEYHGFSIKEFEEPYMVKEGPFANSDQDYPTKLSKLVHLKRCRKIADDVSPTSEVAPLPAQASKEIQLPKIYKLDKNTVPSTSINRKSSASESDEEMPDFSVASSPKFLPQLESIIERSKIDQQSQDHQQVEGAAYISPLVHTPLLFQPAKLNDVQKLNDVILGVSAVKKMLPGLEGMAPQVVSRTAALLEKSPSAKYSHAVESKIPHIVVFNDSRVEEPPDLNQEKENDVVMENLEDEEIAQAKLKLIIRIWKRRASKQRELREQRQIVANAALSSLSLGPPIRQAKDQLSTINEFDVEHVMRERNERYEQSWSRLNVSDVTADILGKRNPGVRCLCWKIVLLSQMNNQGDKLSQGSQVMHVSVGPWLLSKLMPSRKDDDDDLLISSSGLSIWKKWVPSQSDDDLTCCLSVVRDVSYDLDETIEGASAIVFLVSESIPWNVQKAHLQKLLMSIPSGSSLPLLVLCGSYDKEVSDPYDTILRELDLYDIDKSRVGSFLVVFLIGEQERQWLDGFFSDVRLREGLQWLASESPLQPDIHCINSRGLILTYLNASMDVLEKMNDREVGPNHCISTFNEALNWSLGEIAAAASSNPINWPCPEIALLPESCDEDKVVKRYLPSIGWSSATRIEPLLSAFRESKLPSFSEAVSWLDKGANSGDEIEDLRSQLENCLIEYLTESSGMMTFNLAIKEAYVMLQKSVRLELHESSYYIAPKWISIFRRIFNWRLTSLCKGTFSSAYILMHQHIDPPERIPDESELGKIVSSPYLTWPSLDEIIVGCTTPLIPISGRPQLEAFQPSPRTVSNGDVRWANNTNELMEDERTSAQIASGSANEIVSESANRGIRGLDASGTEVMVAARTTKETDKLSKLLEQCNLLQNSIDEKLFIYF
- the LOC8261509 gene encoding SAC3 family protein B isoform X8, with translation MMIDDDQTNQRPSAVTSFVASRNSGISVTAKISRFQDLKRTRSPPSHAWDEDLSRNSSRTFLGIHSDDNSNHLDSARTRSSPVFFQNDNSIEQFQPPPGEGYLPALSQSAWDNQHKFPNNNPKLLAPQDQSSALPNTGSYISARNSQNEVADVNAPKQTGPLPISPANEVLQKNTHFLQNDSRRPSTSPPRLGPRSNARFSKYDYQIPQRTFSSDNDTVVEAAQTRTTNYSAAKRTRSPPLPAADKILNGNSYSTQDGTEREVQAKAKRLARFKKELNESFETRADIPGQKASASRRELSTVERQKFAGSHSMESTGDFTNVNLPADFDGLETSSIIIGLCPDMCPVSEREERERKGDLDQYERLDGDRNQTTKFLAVKKYNRTGEREADLIRPMPVLQKTIDYLLDLLDQPYDDRFLGIYNFLWDRMRAIRMDLRMQHIFNREAITMLEQMIRLHIIAMHELCEYTKGEGFSEGFDAHLNIEQMNKTSVDLFQMYDDHRKKGINVPTEKEFRGYYALLKLDKHPGYKVEPAELSLDLAKMTSEIRQTPEVLFARDVARACRTGNFIAFFRLARKASYLQACLMHAHFAKLRTQALASLHSGLPNSQGIPVLHVAKWLAMEEEDIESLLEYHGFSIKEFEEPYMVKEGPFANSDQDYPTKLSKLVHLKRCRKIADDVSPTSEVAPLPAQASKEIQLPKIYKLDKNTVPSTSINRKSSASESDEEMPDFSVASSPKFLPQLESIIERSKIDQQSQDHQQVEGAAYISPLVHTPLLFQPAKLNDVQKLNDVILGVSAVKKMLPGLEGMAPQVVSRTAALLEKSPSAKYSHAVESKIPHIVVFNDSRVEEPPDLNQEKENDVVMENLEDEEIAQAKLKLIIRIWKRRASKQRELREQRQIVANAALSSLSLGPPIRQAKDQLSTINEFDVEHVMRERNERYEQSWSRLNVSDVTADILGKRNPGVRCLCWKIVLLSQMNNQGDKLSQGSQVMHVSVGPWLLSKLMPSRKDDDDDLLISSSGLSIWKKWVPSQSDDDLTCCLSVVRDVSYDLDETIEGASAIVFLVSESIPWNVQKAHLQKLLMSIPSGSSLPLLVLCGSYDKEVSDPYDTILRELDLYDIDKSRVGSFLVVFLIGEQERQWLDGFFSDVRLREGLQWLASESPLQPDIHCINSRGLILTYLNASMDVLEKMNDREVGPNHCISTFNEALNWSLGEIAAAASSNPINWPCPEIALLPESCDEDKVVKRYLPSIGWSSATRIEPLLSAFRESKLPSFSEAVSWLDKGANSGDEIEDLRSQLENCLIEYLTESSGMMTFNLAIKEAYVMLQKSVRLELHESSYYIAPKWISIFRRIFNWRLTSLCKGTFSSAYILMHQHIDPPERIPDESELGKIVSSPYLTWPSLDEIIVGCTTPLIPISGRPQLEAFQPSPRTVSNGDVRWANNTNELMEDERTSAQIASGSANEIVSESANRGIRGLDASGTEVMVAARTTKETDKLSKLLEQCNLLQNSIDEKLFIYF
- the LOC8261509 gene encoding SAC3 family protein B isoform X3, producing the protein MSGFSKHSGPTGPRASQLPRFGNFTSPPLPPPQSPPFPHSAPTRSPRGPLAAERVRSQPLVYDSLIYESSDLSASSTYQSTGIPRRPETVQRVRTPSLSIERTHLGASSPYLNDDRPAVSSPQWVNGQRSFFKDDDQTNQRPSAVTSFVASRNSGISVTAKISRFQDLKRTRSPPSHAWDEDLSRNSSRTFLGMPALSQSAWDNQHKFPNNNPKLLAPQDQSSALPNTGSYISARNSQNEVADVNAPKQTGPLPISPANEVLQKNTHFLQNDSRRPSTSPPRLGPRSNARFSKYDYQIPQRTFSSDNDTVVEAAQTRTTNYSAAKRTRSPPLPAADKILNGNSYSTQDGTEREVQAKAKRLARFKKELNESFETRADIPGQKASASRRELSTVERQKFAGSHSMESTGDFTNVNLPADFDGLETSSIIIGLCPDMCPVSEREERERKGDLDQYERLDGDRNQTTKFLAVKKYNRTGEREADLIRPMPVLQKTIDYLLDLLDQPYDDRFLGIYNFLWDRMRAIRMDLRMQHIFNREAITMLEQMIRLHIIAMHELCEYTKGEGFSEGFDAHLNIEQMNKTSVDLFQMYDDHRKKGINVPTEKEFRGYYALLKLDKHPGYKVEPAELSLDLAKMTSEIRQTPEVLFARDVARACRTGNFIAFFRLARKASYLQACLMHAHFAKLRTQALASLHSGLPNSQGIPVLHVAKWLAMEEEDIESLLEYHGFSIKEFEEPYMVKEGPFANSDQDYPTKLSKLVHLKRCRKIADDVSPTSEVAPLPAQASKEIQLPKIYKLDKNTVPSTSINRKSSASESDEEMPDFSVASSPKFLPQLESIIERSKIDQQSQDHQQVEGAAYISPLVHTPLLFQPAKLNDVQKLNDVILGVSAVKKMLPGLEGMAPQVVSRTAALLEKSPSAKYSHAVESKIPHIVVFNDSRVEEPPDLNQEKENDVVMENLEDEEIAQAKLKLIIRIWKRRASKQRELREQRQIVANAALSSLSLGPPIRQAKDQLSTINEFDVEHVMRERNERYEQSWSRLNVSDVTADILGKRNPGVRCLCWKIVLLSQMNNQGDKLSQGSQVMHVSVGPWLLSKLMPSRKDDDDDLLISSSGLSIWKKWVPSQSDDDLTCCLSVVRDVSYDLDETIEGASAIVFLVSESIPWNVQKAHLQKLLMSIPSGSSLPLLVLCGSYDKEVSDPYDTILRELDLYDIDKSRVGSFLVVFLIGEQERQWLDGFFSDVRLREGLQWLASESPLQPDIHCINSRGLILTYLNASMDVLEKMNDREVGPNHCISTFNEALNWSLGEIAAAASSNPINWPCPEIALLPESCDEDKVVKRYLPSIGWSSATRIEPLLSAFRESKLPSFSEAVSWLDKGANSGDEIEDLRSQLENCLIEYLTESSGMMTFNLAIKEAYVMLQKSVRLELHESSYYIAPKWISIFRRIFNWRLTSLCKGTFSSAYILMHQHIDPPERIPDESELGKIVSSPYLTWPSLDEIIVGCTTPLIPISGRPQLEAFQPSPRTVSNGDVRWANNTNELMEDERTSAQIASGSANEIVSESANRGIRGLDASGTEVMVAARTTKETDKLSKLLEQCNLLQNSIDEKLFIYF
- the LOC8261509 gene encoding SAC3 family protein B isoform X4, with the protein product MSGFSKHSGPTGPRASQLPRFGNFTSPPLPPPQSPPFPHSAPTRSPRGPLAAERVRSQPLVYDSLIYESSDLSASSTYQSTGIPRRPETVQRVRTPSLSIERTHLGASSPYLNDDRFQDLKRTRSPPSHAWDEDLSRNSSRTFLGIHSDDNSNHLDSARTRSSPVFFQNDNSIEQFQPPPGEGYLPALSQSAWDNQHKFPNNNPKLLAPQDQSSALPNTGSYISARNSQNEVADVNAPKQTGPLPISPANEVLQKNTHFLQNDSRRPSTSPPRLGPRSNARFSKYDYQIPQRTFSSDNDTVVEAAQTRTTNYSAAKRTRSPPLPAADKILNGNSYSTQDGTEREVQAKAKRLARFKKELNESFETRADIPGQKASASRRELSTVERQKFAGSHSMESTGDFTNVNLPADFDGLETSSIIIGLCPDMCPVSEREERERKGDLDQYERLDGDRNQTTKFLAVKKYNRTGEREADLIRPMPVLQKTIDYLLDLLDQPYDDRFLGIYNFLWDRMRAIRMDLRMQHIFNREAITMLEQMIRLHIIAMHELCEYTKGEGFSEGFDAHLNIEQMNKTSVDLFQMYDDHRKKGINVPTEKEFRGYYALLKLDKHPGYKVEPAELSLDLAKMTSEIRQTPEVLFARDVARACRTGNFIAFFRLARKASYLQACLMHAHFAKLRTQALASLHSGLPNSQGIPVLHVAKWLAMEEEDIESLLEYHGFSIKEFEEPYMVKEGPFANSDQDYPTKLSKLVHLKRCRKIADDVSPTSEVAPLPAQASKEIQLPKIYKLDKNTVPSTSINRKSSASESDEEMPDFSVASSPKFLPQLESIIERSKIDQQSQDHQQVEGAAYISPLVHTPLLFQPAKLNDVQKLNDVILGVSAVKKMLPGLEGMAPQVVSRTAALLEKSPSAKYSHAVESKIPHIVVFNDSRVEEPPDLNQEKENDVVMENLEDEEIAQAKLKLIIRIWKRRASKQRELREQRQIVANAALSSLSLGPPIRQAKDQLSTINEFDVEHVMRERNERYEQSWSRLNVSDVTADILGKRNPGVRCLCWKIVLLSQMNNQGDKLSQGSQVMHVSVGPWLLSKLMPSRKDDDDDLLISSSGLSIWKKWVPSQSDDDLTCCLSVVRDVSYDLDETIEGASAIVFLVSESIPWNVQKAHLQKLLMSIPSGSSLPLLVLCGSYDKEVSDPYDTILRELDLYDIDKSRVGSFLVVFLIGEQERQWLDGFFSDVRLREGLQWLASESPLQPDIHCINSRGLILTYLNASMDVLEKMNDREVGPNHCISTFNEALNWSLGEIAAAASSNPINWPCPEIALLPESCDEDKVVKRYLPSIGWSSATRIEPLLSAFRESKLPSFSEAVSWLDKGANSGDEIEDLRSQLENCLIEYLTESSGMMTFNLAIKEAYVMLQKSVRLELHESSYYIAPKWISIFRRIFNWRLTSLCKGTFSSAYILMHQHIDPPERIPDESELGKIVSSPYLTWPSLDEIIVGCTTPLIPISGRPQLEAFQPSPRTVSNGDVRWANNTNELMEDERTSAQIASGSANEIVSESANRGIRGLDASGTEVMVAARTTKETDKLSKLLEQCNLLQNSIDEKLFIYF